Proteins encoded by one window of Culicoides brevitarsis isolate CSIRO-B50_1 chromosome 2, AGI_CSIRO_Cbre_v1, whole genome shotgun sequence:
- the LOC134829922 gene encoding beta-1,3-galactosyltransferase brn: protein MHLNCMPKLRKILKFKNLICLTIILLLLNYFGAFTHLFERDFYSDFKYPMEGEVLKYARQLRNAKVPSVQPINNNYNFSLILNPDIKCLDGDRPLRPRLVILVKSALDHFENRHVIRQSWGYEKRFSDVIIRTVFLLGVPNTKEMTELSAKIKLEAEKYKDIVQGNFSDSYFNNTIKTIIGMKWAVTQCSYGKFYLFVDDDYYVSIKNVLLFIRNPINYPEYLEDAHEVMRRRLSSTHKYDRKYSYDILLNNGLLLNETSSRRHTRKVLEYELADEVRLFTGYVFTSSPHRHKSSKWYTPLSEYPWHLWPTYVTSGAYILSREALQDMYFCSFYTKHFRFDDIFLGLVAMKAHIEPLHSEQFYFNRAPYTSPHSYKYIIASHGYTKPKDMVNIWTQVRSAGYA from the exons atgcatttgaatTGCATGCCGAAACttcgtaaaatattaaaattcaagaatcTGATATGTCTTACAATAATTTTACTGTTACTAAATTACTTTGGGGCTTTTACGCATTTGTTCGAGCGTGATTTTTATTCGGATTTTAAATATCCAATGGAAGGCGAAGTACTGAAGTATGCCCGACAATTGAGGAATGCAAAAGTTCCTAGTGTCCAGCCAATAAACAACAACtacaattttagtttaattttaaatccggATATAAAATGCTTGGATGGAGACCGTCCGCTTCGTCCTCGATTAGTGATACTCGTCAAATCGGCTCTTGATCACTTTGAAAACAGACATGTAATCCGTCAATCATGGGGATATGAAAAGCGCTTTTCAGATGTTATAATTCGAACGGTTTTCCTTCTTGGAGTAccaaatacaaaagaaatgaCAGAACTTtcggcaaaaattaaattggaagCAGAAAAATATAAGGACATTGTCCAAGGCAACTTTTCCGACTCATATTTCAACAATACTATTAAAACGATCATCGGAATGAAATGG GCCGTTACACAATGTTCATATGGGAAATTCTACCTTTTTGtggatgatgattattatgttTCAATAAAGAATGTCCTGCTGTTTATACGAAACCCGATCAACTATCCTGAATATTTGGAAGATGCCCATGAAGTGATGCGTAGGAGACTTTCTAGTACACACAAGTATGACCGCAAATATTCTTATGATATTCTACTGAACAATGGGTTGCTACTCAATGAAACCTCATCCAGACGTCACACGAGAAAAGTTCTGGAATACGAGCTAGCTGATGAAGTCAGATTGTTTACAGGATATGTTTTTACTTCAAGTCCTCATCGGCATAAGAGCAGCAAATGGTACACGCCACTATCAGAATATCCATGGCATTTGTGGCCAACATATGTAACATCTGGAGCATACATTCTTTCAAGAGAGGCCTTGCAAGATATgtatttttgcagtttttataCCAAACATTTTCGTTTTGatgatatatttttaggaCTAGTTGCAATGAAAGCTCATATTGAGCCCCTTCATTCAgagcaattttatttcaacagAGCACCTTACACTTCGCCTCATTCCTATAAATACATTATAGCATCTCATGGATACACAAAACCAAAAGATATGGTAAATATTTGGACGCAAGTTAGATCTGCTGGATAtgcataa
- the LOC134828356 gene encoding protein diaphanous, with amino-acid sequence MSRNEKMKSAGFLDNFFGRKHKVYSGSGLEEHHETDISLGVSKLSNDEINIKFMDILEDMNIPKDKREPLMLKDMREKREMLIMHYKGKASSWTSSRFEKPQDYKLYLREGDHSSSKILQCVESLRVALTSNPISWIKEFGEEGLDEIVALLQKCKQRKDYDKIEFECIRCLKAILNNSWGINVVLKPEQHAAVVLLAQSLDISKPQSMCEALKLLAGFCLLNERNGYNKVLSAISCASAERFRPLVDGLFVEHNLEERGQKIETRGDLCYHSLLFINTIINTPSELNFRLHLRCEVMRTGLYERLDLLADIVNTSNNENLEKHYKIFTNFKDEDFEEFSSRFDNIRLEIDDVNDCFEILRNTVVDTNSEPYFLSILQHLLYIRDDYLYKPAYYKLIEECISQIVLHKSGCDPNFKSRDFHIDTTVLLDDLAERNKTLETKRLEELERKIEELQALKQEAEAKVAHLEDKLKNCVSSKTSIGTPQLGEITGAKVPPPPPPLPGKPFGNSGSTGANATTTPPPPPPPPPFVLGGLNKKSGVLPPPPPPMNPIMLNQKKTTNELPSFLKPKKKYVVDGPMKRANWKPIAPQKLSSKSLWTKIQEDNIPVDDIFNGLVEKFSTKPVKAVTKDTIDKPSAPVKKNIDLKVLDGKAAQSLSILLGGPLKHMTHDQIKSCLWKCDTSTLSPNVLQLLKQYLPPPSQIKKLIDLKKSGEILAVVEEFVVNLSDIKRIGARLESLHFMQTLPDMINDIKPEIVSGTSACEEIKHCEKFAKVLELILLFGNYMNSGSKQDSVYAFEISFLTKLSNTKDVHNKETLLHYLVSVIEKQFPDVLHFYEDIPHIDKAARISLDNIRRTMTTLNSSVKNVENDLIANKIPQNEEDCFTSVFDNFINGARQQVEVLGKMVLQMEKLYKEISEFFSFDINKYAMEDFFSDIKTFKDSYIQAYQDNLKERAIQEKNQRANAAREQHERDIQERQQRKLAIVDIDAAQTQEGVMDSLLEALQTGSAFGNREKRKRNAVRPAGAERRAQLSRSRSRKQMYSTNRENSNLLFIS; translated from the exons ATGTCTCGCAATGAGAAAATGAAGTCAGCGGGCTTTCTGGACAACTTTTTTGGTCGCAAACACAAAGTTTATAGCGGAAGTGGACTGGAGGAACACCATGAGACTGATATCAGTCTCGGCGTTTCGAAACTTAGCAATGACGAAATAAACATCAAGTTCATGGATATTTTGGAAGATATGAATATACCAAAAGATAAAAGGGAGCCATTGATGCTTAAAGATATGCGTGAGAAACGTGAGATGTTGATAATGCACTATAAAGGCAAAGCGTCCTCTTGGACAAGCTCTCGCTTTGAAAAACCTCAAGATTACAAACTTTATTTGCGTGAAGGTGATCACAGTTCCAGTAAAATATTACAATGTGTTGAGAGTTTACGAGTGGCCTTGACAAGTAATCCAATTAGTTGGATAAAAGAGTTCGGAGAAGAAGGATTAGATGAAATTGTTGCAttgttacaaaaatgtaaacagaGAAAGGACTATGATAAGATTGAATTCGAGTGTATTCGATGTCTGAAAGCCATCTTAAATAACTCATGGGGTATAAATGTCGTTTTGAAGCCGGAGCAACATGCAGCAGTAGTGCTTCTTGCTCAAAGCTTGGACATTTCCAAGCCACAAAGTATGTGTGAGGCTCTAAAACTTTTGGCAGGTTTTTGCCTTTTAAATGAGCGAAACGGATACAACAAGGTACTTTCTGCGATTAGTTGCGCTTCGGCGGAACGTTTTAGGCCACTAGTAGACGGCCTTTTTGTAGAACACAATTTGGAAGAAAGGGGTCAAAAGATTGAAACCAGGGGAGATTTGTGTTATCACTCATTGCTATTCATAAATACTATCATAAATACCCCATCTGAATTGAACTTTCGTCTTCATTTAAG GTGTGAAGTAATGAGAACTGGACTTTATGAGCGCTTAGATTTATTAGCTGACATCGTTAACACCAGTAATAATGAAAATCTCGAAAAGCATTACaagattttcacaaatttcaaagatgaggattttgaagaatttagtTCCCGATTTGATAATATTCGACTAGAAATCGATGATGTTAATGACTGCTTCGAGATACTTCGCAACACTGTAGTGGATACTAACTCTGAgccatattttttgtcaatcttACAACACTTACTATACATACGGGATGACTATCTTTATAAACCAGCATACTATAAGCTAATAGAAGAATGTATATCTCAAATTGTATTGCATAAAAGTGGCTGTGACCCCAATTTTAAAAGTAGAGATTTCCATATCGATACGACTGTGTTGTTGGATGATCTTGctgaaagaaataaaactttGGAAACCAAAAGATTAGAAGAACTAGAGAGAAAAATAGAAGAGCTTCAGGCCCTTAAACAAGAAGCCGAAGCAAAAGTAGCTCATTTAGAggacaaattgaaaaattgtgtttcAAGTAAAACCTCTATAGGAACTCCACAGCTTGGGGAAATAACAG gtGCTAAGGTTCCTCCACCTCCTCCGCCGCTTCCAGGAAAACCTTTTGGTAATTCAGGATCAACGGGAGCAAA cGCGACAACAACACCACCACCACCACCACCACC accACCTTTCGTATTAGGgggtttaaataaaaaatctg GAGTACTACCACCACCACCACCACCTATGAATCCGATTatgttaaatcaaaaaaagacaaCTAATGAGCTTCCATCatttttaaaacctaaaaagaAATATGTTGTAGACGGGCCCATGAAACGTGCTAACTGGAAACCAATCGCCCCTCAAAAATTATCTTCGAAATCTTTATGGACAAAAATCCAGGAAGATAACATTCCAGTagatgacatttttaatggTTTAGTGGAAAAGTTTTCTACAAAACCAGTAAAAGCAGTGACCAAGGATACAATTGACAAGCCATCAGCTCCTGTGAAGAAAAACATTGATCTTAAGGTACTTGATGGTAAAGCTGCACAAAGTCTCTCAATACTACTAGGTGGACCTCTGAAACATATGACACATGATCAAATTAAAAGCTGTTTATGGAAATGTGATACATCAACGTTGTCACCAAATGTTCTGCAATTACTAAAACAATATCTTCCACCCCCaagccaaattaaaaaattaatagatttaaaaaagagTGGCGAGATTCTTGCGGTGGTCGAAGAGTTTGTCGTGAATCTATCTGATATCAAACGTATAGGTGCGCGTTTGGAAAGCCTTCATTTTATGCAAACTCTGCCTGATATGATAAATGATATAAAACCAGAAATAGTATCTGGAACATCTGCTTGTGAAGAAATAAAGCATTGTGAAAAGTTCGCTAAAGTTTTGGAGTTGATATTGCTATTTGGAAATTATATGAACTCTGGATCCAAGCAAGACTCGGTATACGCTtttgaaattagttttttgacAAAGTTGTCCAACACAAAGGATGTACACAACAAAGAAACACTGTTACATTATTTAGTGTCTGTCATTGAAAAACAATTCCCTgatgttttacatttttatgaagatATTCCGCATATAGATAAAGCTGCACGAATTAGTTTAGATAACATCAGAAGGACTATGACCACATTAAACAGCTCCgtaaaaaatgtggaaaatgatttaattgcaAACAAAATCCCACAAAATGAAGAGGATTGTTTTACTtcagtttttgacaattttattaatggtGCAAGGCAACAAGTGGAGGTTTTGGGGAAAATGGTACTTCAAATGGAGAAACTGTATAAggaaatttcagaatttttcagttttgacataaataaatacgCAATGGAAGATTTTTTCTCTGATATTAAAACGTTTAAAGACTCATATATTCAAGCATATCAAGATAATTTGAAAGAGCGCGCGATACAAGAGAAAAATCAAAGGGCCAATGCAGCTCGAGAGCAACATGAGAGAGATATTCAAGAGAGACAACAAAGAAAGTTGGCTATTGTGGACATTGATGCGGCTCAAACTCAGGAAGGGGTGATGGACAGCTTGCTCGAAGCTTTACAAACTGGTTCAGCATTTGGGaatcgagaaaaaagaaaaagaaacgcAGTGCGACCAGCAGGAGCAGAAAGAAGAGCACAATTAAGTCGTAGTAGATCACGAAAACAAATGTACTCAACAAATCGTGAAAATAGTAATTTGCTATTTATATCCTAG
- the LOC134831783 gene encoding diuretic hormone class 2 isoform X2 — translation MKNQYIYAVILLIPVICSTTIADSLRFRNYVNEFGEPNEDALLELIARYGQTILRAKDDLENSKRTVDFGLSRGYSGAQEAKHRMAMAIANFAGGPGRRRRSYVDKSMGVAKPLAAELQ, via the exons ATGAAGAACCAATACATTTACGCAGTCATCCTCTTGATACCCGTCATTTGTTCGACTACAATTGCAGACTCTCTAAG atttagaaATTATGTGAATGAGTTTGGAGAACCAAACGAGGATGCATTACTGGAACTTATTGCTCGATATGGACAAACAATACTTCGTGCAAAAGATGATTTGGAAAA CTCAAAACGAACAGTCGATTTTGGATTATCCCGGGGTTACTCTGGAGCACAAGAAGCTAAGCATCGTATGGCAATGGCGATCGCT AATTTTGCTGGAGGTCCGGGACGAAGACGCAGATCATATGTAGATAAGTCGATGGGAGTAGCTAAACCGTTAGCAGCGGAACTACAATAA
- the LOC134831783 gene encoding diuretic hormone class 2 isoform X1, whose translation MKNQYIYAVILLIPVICSTTIADSLRFRNYVNEFGEPNEDALLELIARYGQTILRAKDDLENNFSSSKRTVDFGLSRGYSGAQEAKHRMAMAIANFAGGPGRRRRSYVDKSMGVAKPLAAELQ comes from the exons ATGAAGAACCAATACATTTACGCAGTCATCCTCTTGATACCCGTCATTTGTTCGACTACAATTGCAGACTCTCTAAG atttagaaATTATGTGAATGAGTTTGGAGAACCAAACGAGGATGCATTACTGGAACTTATTGCTCGATATGGACAAACAATACTTCGTGCAAAAGATGATTTGGAAAA caatttttccaGCTCAAAACGAACAGTCGATTTTGGATTATCCCGGGGTTACTCTGGAGCACAAGAAGCTAAGCATCGTATGGCAATGGCGATCGCT AATTTTGCTGGAGGTCCGGGACGAAGACGCAGATCATATGTAGATAAGTCGATGGGAGTAGCTAAACCGTTAGCAGCGGAACTACAATAA